In Blastopirellula sp. J2-11, a single genomic region encodes these proteins:
- a CDS encoding flavin-containing monooxygenase, with protein MSVSPTSKLSIQATESTYCVIGAGPSGLAVLKNLLQMGVQCHALEREDDVGGNWNFGKASSSVYQSTHLISSKRMTAYDEFPMPESFSSYPSHQEAQQYLRSYAREFDLYSHIELGATVNHISPVGPDAWEINVAGEDSPRKYAGVIIANGHHWDPLSPQIPGNFNGEVIHSRQFKSGEQLRGKRVLVVGAGNTGCDIAVEAAIHADYAALSMRRGYHFLPKFIRGKPSDVIGDRLRGLPIPKLWKRWIVRHAVAFVLGRPERYGLPRPDHEIFATHPIINSQLPYYVGHGRVQVFSDVKQFDGDEVVFADERRQAFDLVILATGYKLSFPFIDLKQLNAQEGTPRLFLHAFHPDKDNLFVAGMIQPNSGQWPLSELQAKIMARFIVAQKTQPQLADWFRALKHSSAAGWPQKDEFIASPRHRLEVDYYDYRKTLQKILRRMDGVKPLSRK; from the coding sequence TTGTCCGTAAGTCCAACATCTAAGCTGTCGATACAGGCAACCGAATCGACTTACTGCGTTATTGGCGCAGGTCCGTCGGGATTAGCCGTGCTTAAAAATCTTTTGCAAATGGGAGTGCAATGTCACGCGCTAGAACGTGAAGATGATGTCGGGGGGAACTGGAATTTTGGCAAAGCGTCCAGCAGCGTCTACCAATCGACGCATCTCATCTCCTCCAAGCGGATGACCGCTTATGACGAATTCCCCATGCCTGAGTCGTTTTCGTCCTACCCCAGCCATCAAGAGGCGCAGCAGTATCTACGCAGTTATGCGCGCGAGTTTGATCTTTATTCGCACATCGAGTTGGGGGCTACGGTAAACCACATTTCGCCTGTCGGACCGGACGCTTGGGAAATCAACGTCGCCGGTGAGGATTCGCCTCGTAAATATGCCGGGGTGATCATCGCCAACGGGCATCATTGGGATCCTCTGTCGCCGCAAATCCCCGGCAATTTCAACGGAGAAGTGATTCATTCGCGGCAGTTCAAATCAGGGGAGCAGCTTCGCGGCAAGCGTGTTTTAGTGGTCGGCGCCGGCAATACCGGCTGCGATATCGCCGTCGAAGCGGCGATTCACGCTGATTACGCCGCGCTCAGCATGCGACGGGGATATCATTTTCTCCCCAAGTTCATCCGAGGGAAACCGTCGGATGTGATCGGCGATCGCCTGCGCGGGTTGCCGATCCCCAAATTGTGGAAGCGGTGGATCGTTCGTCATGCGGTCGCGTTTGTGTTGGGGCGTCCCGAGAGATACGGTCTCCCCCGCCCTGATCACGAGATCTTCGCGACGCATCCGATCATCAATTCACAGCTTCCATACTACGTCGGGCATGGCCGCGTGCAGGTCTTTTCGGACGTCAAGCAGTTCGACGGCGATGAGGTGGTCTTTGCCGACGAGCGCCGTCAGGCGTTTGATCTGGTTATCTTGGCGACCGGCTACAAGCTCTCGTTTCCGTTTATCGACCTGAAGCAGTTGAACGCGCAAGAGGGAACGCCGCGTCTGTTTTTGCATGCGTTTCATCCCGACAAAGACAATCTGTTTGTCGCCGGTATGATTCAACCCAACAGCGGACAGTGGCCCTTGAGCGAACTGCAGGCCAAGATCATGGCCCGCTTCATCGTCGCTCAGAAGACGCAGCCGCAGTTGGCCGATTGGTTTCGAGCGCTAAAACACTCCAGCGCCGCCGGCTGGCCGCAGAAAGACGAATTTATCGCATCCCCGCGCCATCGACTGGAAGTCGACTATTACGACTATCGGAAAACGCTGCAGAAGATCTTGCGGCGGATGGATGGGGTGAAGCCGCTCTCGCGGAAATGA
- a CDS encoding MBL fold metallo-hydrolase, producing the protein MQLHCLGVSGYHPSQTRQTACFMLPEIGVVLDAGTGLHRVRSRIETPQLDIFLSHAHLDHVIGVTFLFDTLYQKETSVRVHAEQDKIDAIRQHLLSPLLFPVAPPCEFVPLTGDVPLAGGGRLSWFPLKHPGGSVGYRLDLADRSMAYVTDTTAEIGADYLEKIRGVDLLLHECYFTDGVDDFAETTGHSCVTPVAQVAQAAGVGRLVLTHVNPLDDIADPIGIEIAQKIFPNTILAEDEMVIEF; encoded by the coding sequence ATGCAACTTCATTGTCTCGGCGTTTCTGGCTATCACCCGAGCCAGACCCGACAAACCGCCTGTTTTATGTTGCCTGAGATCGGCGTCGTGCTGGACGCAGGCACAGGGCTGCATCGCGTTCGCAGTCGGATCGAAACGCCGCAGCTCGACATCTTTCTGTCGCATGCGCATCTCGATCATGTGATCGGCGTGACGTTTCTGTTTGATACGCTCTACCAAAAAGAGACGTCCGTCCGCGTACATGCCGAACAAGACAAGATCGACGCAATCCGTCAACACTTGCTCTCGCCGTTGCTCTTTCCGGTGGCGCCTCCCTGCGAGTTTGTTCCGCTGACAGGCGATGTCCCGCTGGCCGGCGGCGGACGCTTGAGTTGGTTCCCCTTGAAACATCCCGGCGGCAGCGTCGGCTATCGACTCGACTTGGCGGATCGCTCGATGGCTTACGTCACCGACACGACGGCCGAGATCGGCGCCGACTATCTCGAAAAAATCCGCGGCGTCGATCTGCTGTTGCACGAATGCTATTTTACCGACGGCGTCGACGACTTCGCCGAGACGACCGGACACAGTTGCGTCACGCCGGTCGCCCAGGTCGCCCAAGCGGCCGGAGTCGGCCGCTTAGTGCTGACCCACGTCAATCCGCTGGATGACATCGCCGACCCGATCGGAATCGAAATCGCCCAGAAGATCTTCCCCAACACGATCTTGGCTGAAGATGAAATGGTGATTGAGTTTTAG